The region ATACTACAAGCTTGATGGTAACCCCGACCCTGCCGACATTTTATCACCAATAGACATGGATGGCTATGGCACGCACACTTCATCGACACTAGCAGGCAACCTGGTTCGAGATGCAAATCTTTACGGGCTAGCCAAGGGGACAGCTCGTGGTGCTGTGCCATCAGCTAGGATAGCAATGTACAAAGTGTGCTGGGCCAGTTCAGGGTGTGCTGATATGGATATTCTTGCTGCATTGGACGATGCTACCAGCGATGGAGTGGACATTATATCGATATCGATCGGCGGGGGAACTCAAGATTTCGTTACCGATTCTATATCAGTTGGTGCATTTCATGCCCTGAAGAAGGGAATCGTTACCGTGACTTCTGCTGGGAATGACGGTCCAAGTTTGAGTTCGGTTTCTAACTATTCCCCATGGCTTCTTACTGTAGCAGCGAGTGGCATCGACCGACAGTTCATGAGCACAGTCAAGTTGGGTAATGGAAAAAGTTTTCGGGTAagttgttagtacaaaactccggtaaggaaaaaactcgaacacacgatcggaactcgaaaagaaaaagaagaaataggacaggctccaaggcgtgtatcaagccactatctttaaggttatattcccccccacttatcttcagtgtgcaaatgagttccaagcaaattaacctcgatgatacaatgaagccaatgactatttgcgttttgcactgacgagaatagtccactatgcactgagtaatgtataacaaaaactcaatttctacaaaggatttctgcagcaatactttatagaataatctaataatattagaaaatgaaggaagagaagaaataatattagaatttgttgatatgatttccaaatgaaatcccattcctatttataggaattttcatgtctcttcatagagacatctttcaataggtgtctttatgaataaataaataataataattattcatttaattttgtaactattcaaataatattttttgaatagttataattcttttttaaaaaatcaaatgatataacttttgaccaatgaccaaaagttttatcttttgattaattacacccattcatttatagttattgggatactataaatatttgaaaatattccaacaatctccccccattttcaaaatatttagattttgatattcttggaaatcaatttgcataaataaaggtgtcttacgattgaaccttcacttagtgaaaacatgttaaagttaatcaaaattgtatggtagactaagctttgaaccaactattccatttgattaactgaacacatctcacacaatgatttcaacatcagtcaatgcatagtatctagggacactattatagccatgtgtctatgtcctcttttcatgagtgctgtcagagccaagcccttaagctcctagaagcggccacacttccactcacataagtagatcccatcaaaagtgttcccgtaattataacactctaacatatttatgttatgggtccattaagagtacattactcatccttcccttatcattacgggtacctagcactttaatcttaggatggatttatttatagtgctaacagtcacatactaatgatgtactttgtctcattgaactcaagacttgacgttataccaagtgttgagtcgagtttccatcatgggtgactctaattaataggcttgagttccatcccttttgaggtcctttttactgcatctctagcaagactttttgtcaaaggatctgccaaattttcacttgacctcacataattaatagtgatcactccatcagagattaattgtcggacataactatgtcttaatccaatgtgtctagactttccattatatacttggctatatgcctttgctagagtagcctcactatcacaacggatagaaataggtgaaattggcttaagccataaaggtacatcataaagcaaatttcttaaccattctgcttctttagatgtagcggctaatgcaataaattctgctgccatggtggaatcagtaatacatgtttatttcttggaaccccaagaaatgactcctccaccaagaatgaagatccacccactagtagatgcatgatcttccaaacttgtaatccaactagcatccgaatacccttctaaaactggaggatatccattataacacaatccatagttaatagttttctttaagtacctaagtactctatttaaagcttgccaatgcaaactacttggattacttgtgtatctactcaattttccaaaAGCATATGCAATATcaggtcttgtacaagtcattatgtacataagacaaccaattagacttgcatatttcaattgatcaattttcctaccagcattagatactaattttaattgaggatccatgggtgtagatgctggtatacagttgaaaagatcaaactttttaagcacattttcaatgtaatgtgattgtgataaagctatagtgctttcatctcgggttattttaatcccaagaataacatctgctacacccatatccttcatagcaaagttgtttgacaagaatttctttgtgttttctatttgttccaaatccgtgccaaaaatgagcatgtcatctacatataagcaaattataacaccctttccattatcaaatttactatatatgcacttatcggattcatttattttatagccattagctaaaacaaccttgtcaaacttttggtgccattgttttggtgcttgtttaagcccatataaagatttaacaagcttacataccttatgctcttgtcctggaacaacaaatccttccggttgctccatgtacacttcctcttccaattcaccatttaaaaatgcagttttaacatccatttggtgaacaaccaaattatatatagaggtaagtgatattaatagtctaattgtagcaattcttgctactggagcataggtatcaaagtaatcaataccttgtctttgtgtaaaaccttttgctaccaaccttgctttaaatttatcaatggttccatcaaccttcattttctttttgaagatccatttacaacctattggtttggaacctggtggaagatcaactaagatccaagtttgatttcccattattgaatccatttcatcatttattgcttctttccaaaaagcagagtcttgagatttcactgcttcttcaaatgtaataggatcagattcggtattataacaataaggtatcttattgcatatactttcaccttttccttctacaagaaacataatgaaatctggtccaaaatctttgacctttttaatcctcttacttcttcttaattcttgacaagattcatcattattatcaatttgtttcaatggaatctcattctcatttgaagaatgaatcaattgttgtggttgtaattgtcttgatatagaattaaatctattttcatcaaaaatagcatctcttgattcaataaccgtattaattgaaattgaatcatttggttcaattactatgaatctatatgccttgctattatgtgcataacctataaatatgcattcaattcctctttcacctaactttttacgtttaggttttggaacttttacaatagctctacaaccccaaacctttaaataattaaggtttggtttccttttcttccattgttcatagggggttattttagtttccttattaggaactctattcaatatatgacaagctgttagaacagcttctccctaaaaaccctgtccaagacctgaatatgataacattgaatttaccatttcaatcaagactctatttttcctttcagctacaccattttgttgtggtgtgtaaggggctgaaacttaatggacaattccagtgagttcaaaataacttggattatagtgttctccacctctatccgatcttaagcacttgataaatgattcacactgaagttcaacttcagatttataaactttaaatttatcaagcgcttcatcttttgaatgcaataaatatacataacaatatctagaacaatcatcaataaaagtaacaaaatatttctttccacctaatgtaggagtattatgcaagtcacataaatcactatgtatcaaatcaagcaattttgttttccttttaaccttagggaaaggatttcttgtaattttagtcaacatacaagtattgcatttttcaatattattattaaaaacaggaattaaatctaatttatacatgtcattcaattttctataattcaaatgacctaatttataatgccacaaacaaaatgattcaaccatataagcagaaatagtatttttattcttattaataatattaagtttgaacatgctttcatacatatacccttttcccacaaaaattcctcccttagacaaaataaacttatctgcctcaaaaacaagtttgaaaccaaacttattcaacagacttccagacactaaatttttcctaacttctggtacataatatacatcatttaaggttaaaacctttccagaagtgaattgtagttcaacagaccctttgcctttaattgttGCGGTGGATGAATTTctcatgtacaagacattgtcattttcacattgtgtgaactttgtgaacatgcttttgtctttgcacacatgtttggttgctccggtatcaatccaccatgtattatcatcttgtgccatattaatttcagatatcattgcaacgaacttttcgttattatcagccttagaagatgatttcttctttaaaaatcgacattcattcttgaaatgtcccggctttccacaatgatagcatgagcccttttgtttctttttgaacttaggtgctctatcagtctgattgaactttctcttgaatggtttagtagtctgtacttcatatcattgcaacgaacttttcgttattatcagccttagaagatgatttcttctttaaaaatcgacattcattcttgaaatgtcccggctttccacaatgatagcatgagctcttttgtttctttttgaacttaggtgctctatcagtctgattgaactttctcttgaatggtttagtagtctgtacttcctccgtaacatgtactttggtattttcagaatttaggttctgatcttgttttcgatactcttcttcaatacgaagatgatttgccaaagcctcaagagatatttcctctttcttatgttttagacttcttttaaagtctttccaagatggaggaagtttgtctattatgaaggataccacaatcatttcatccattttcatatcatattgcttaattgattcagcatcttttcaatatcacgaaattgttccataacagaacgactatcaaccatttgataattattgaaacgactgacaagaaatttcttacttgtaacatcttcggtcatgtatcttgcctccaatttgtcccataattctttagcggtgacgtcgttttggtaggtgttgaacaaaccatcagataaaccattcaatatgtggcccatgcacatgtaatcagcattgtcccatttttgtctttctcgggttgcagcaacagattcattttcattctcttcaggtcttggagtatccaaaacataagcaatcttcaaagttgataacaaaaagtgcatctttttctgtcATCGTCGAAAATTACCACCATCAAaacgatcaagtttaacaaagttggaagccaactcccttagtgttccactttcatgtgttgtggtagtcatcatgaaatataaccttaaaattgttagtacaaaactccggtaaggaaaaaactcgaacacacgatcggaactcgaaaagaaaaagaagaaataggacaggctccaaggcgtgtatcaagccactatctttaaggttatattcccccccacttatcttcagtgtgcaaacgagttccaagcaaattaacctcgatgatacaatgaagccaatgactatttgcgttttgcactgacgagaatagtccactatgcactgagtaatgtataacaaaaactcaatttctacaaaggatttctgcagcaatactttatagaataatctaataatattagaaaatgaaggaagagaagaaataatattagaatttgttgatatgatttccaaatgaaatcccattcctatttataggaattttcatgtctcttcatagagacatctttcaataggtgtctttatgaataaataaataataataattattcatttaattttgtaactattcaaataatattttttgaatagttataattcttttttaaaaaaatcaaatgatataacttttgaccaatgaccaaaagttttatcttttgattaattacacccattcatttatagttattgggatactataaatatttgaaaatattccaacataaGTTCGATATATCATTTAAAGATATGTTCTTAAATTGTTTTCTGAACACTTCCTTGAAGTGCATATACATAAGCAGGGAATTGGAATCAACACATTCGAGTCAAAGGAAGGTCTTTACCCCGTTGTCAGTGGGGCCGATGTTGCGATGAACTCCGAAAGCAAGGGAAACGCAAGGTTCTGTTTCGATAACACATTGGATCCCAGCAAGGTGAAAGGAAGGCTTGTTTATTGCACACTAAGTCAATGGGGTGTTGATTCTGTTGTTAAAGGAATTGGAGGCATAGGCACCATTGTTGAAAGTGAACAATACCTTGACACAGCACAAATTTTTATGGCACCAGCGACCATGGTGAACTCAACTGTTGGTGAAACTATACAAAATTATATACATTCCACAAGGTTATATGATTATATTAATTTTGTTCCATGAttttttgataatgataaatgctGAAGCTATCAAATGAAAATTGGCAGATCACCTACAGCAGTGGTATACAAGTCTGAGGAAGTCAAGATTCCTGCTCCATCTGTTGCTTCGTTTTCGTCTCGGGGTCCAAATCCCGGCTCGCACCGTATTCTCAAGGTATAAGCTTTGAATTCTACCGTTTCCATTGATCATCGAGTGCTTAATATCAAAACTAATGGTCTCTGTGTGTACCCTGGTGTAGCCTGATATTGCAGCCCCTGGCGTCGACATATTGGCAGCTTACACTCTTGTAAAGTCGCTAACAGGGCTCAAAGGCGACACCCAACGTTCAAAATTCACTCTCATGTCTGGCACTTCGATGGCCTGCCCTCATGTTGCAGGTGTTGCAGCCTATGTAAAATCGTTTCATCCAACTTGGACACCAGCCGCCATCAAATCTGCAATCATGACCACCGGTAATGACATTAATATCATTCTTATTTGCAATATATCTATCATCCCTTATACTCTTATTTGCAATATATGAATACTCTTTGTAGCAAAACCGATGAGCAAGAGGGTGAACAAGGATGCCGAGTTTTCCTACGGTGCCGGTCAATTGAACCCTGCAAGAGCCATAAACCCAGGCCTAGTCTATGACATTGATGAGATGTCTTATGTACAATTCCTATGCCATGAAGGCTACAGTGGATCATCTATAGCACATTTAATCGGCACAAAATCTGTAAACTGCTCCTCATTGCTTCCTGGATTCGGCTATGACGCTCTTAACTACCCGTCGATGCAGCTTAACATGAAAAACAGCCAACAGCCGACCGTAGGTGTTTTCAAGAGACGAGTCACCAATGTAGGTCCTCCATCTGTGTACAATGCTACCATTAAGGCTCCTAAAGGACTGCAAATCACGGTTAGGCCAACAAGTCTCCTGTTCACTCGTTTGTTGCAGAAGCGGAGTTTTAAGGTGGTGGTGGTAGCGAAACCCGAGCTGAGCACTAAATTCAGGGTGCTATCGGCTTCACTTGTATGGAAAACCACTCATCACACCGTGAGAAGTCCTATTGTTGTTTACAGTCTCCCAGACTAATAATAGTAAATCATATATGAAAGAAATGATGGAGCAAGTGCAGAATTAATAAAAGGAAAGGcagtttatatataatttgtttGCACACTTTTGCTTGTATACTTGAGTCTTAATGCTAACCTTCCATCTTCATCTTTTTCACCTTCTTGTATACGAATTGCAACATAACTATGACCAAAACAATCTCAgatctaaattaaaataaatctggATAAATTTCACATgagatttaaactaaaataaaatccaatCTACCCATATTTACACAAGATAAAACTCAAACTTGAAAGGTTCTTGTATCAACATTAAAACAGATTCGAACTAAAATAGATATAAGCAAGGAGGGAGTGCGAACATGTTATGCTATTAACCCGGACCCGACTGACAGATTGGTGGTTCTACCGGTGGCATAAAATCGGATATTGACCAAATTATTTGTGGTTCAGTGAAAACCAAAACCAAGACAAAAAATTAACAATTGAATCAGTTCAacctatttataaaaattttaatatatttttttaataattttatgaattttttaagagtaccaaggtttttctttttctttttttggtcgtctaattatgaaaagttacaaaataaccGTTCATGTAATACCCTTATACCTGATCCAATTGTTTGATCCAAATACCAGGATGCTACATTTGTTACCGGAGCAACTACAgtctaattcaatttattttaagtgTCTACATAATCAAATTTGGGTCAATATATGTTTCCTATATGTTTCATATTCATTTCCGAGACTTTTATGGTTTATAATAGCTTTCTACACAATCTAAGGTCGAacaaggactaaaatgcaaaatttgtcaaattttgAGGTGACGTCGCAATGTCGGGGGTTCCACGTCGCGGTGTCACTCACTGACTTCACTGAATTGAATGATCGTCTCGACGTGATTTTCCATCATCGCGACATGCTCCCTGtctccaaaattttttttaatttttaagatttttcacTAAAATCctatttagaaattaaaatttaaccaatcCAATTCATTTTACA is a window of Gossypium hirsutum isolate 1008001.06 chromosome D08, Gossypium_hirsutum_v2.1, whole genome shotgun sequence DNA encoding:
- the LOC107900262 gene encoding subtilisin-like protease SBT4.14 produces the protein MNMLAFSMRKLGFLFILIVLNIVAHGEETKNFYIVYLGDSPLSKQSAVQKHIGLLSSVKGSEHGAKESIVYSYTKSFNAFAAKLSENEAEMLKGLDEVASVFPNRYRKLHTTKSWDFIGLPLTAKRNLKFERNIIVGLLDTGITPQSESFKDEGFGPPPSKWKGTCGRFMNFSGCNNKIIGAKYYKLDGNPDPADILSPIDMDGYGTHTSSTLAGNLVRDANLYGLAKGTARGAVPSARIAMYKVCWASSGCADMDILAALDDATSDGVDIISISIGGGTQDFVTDSISVGAFHALKKGIVTVTSAGNDGPSLSSVSNYSPWLLTVAASGIDRQFMSTVKLGNGKSFRGIGINTFESKEGLYPVVSGADVAMNSESKGNARFCFDNTLDPSKVKGRLVYCTLSQWGVDSVVKGIGGIGTIVESEQYLDTAQIFMAPATMVNSTVGETIQNYIHSTRSPTAVVYKSEEVKIPAPSVASFSSRGPNPGSHRILKPDIAAPGVDILAAYTLVKSLTGLKGDTQRSKFTLMSGTSMACPHVAGVAAYVKSFHPTWTPAAIKSAIMTTAKPMSKRVNKDAEFSYGAGQLNPARAINPGLVYDIDEMSYVQFLCHEGYSGSSIAHLIGTKSVNCSSLLPGFGYDALNYPSMQLNMKNSQQPTVGVFKRRVTNVGPPSVYNATIKAPKGLQITVRPTSLLFTRLLQKRSFKVVVVAKPELSTKFRVLSASLVWKTTHHTVRSPIVVYSLPD